The following proteins are encoded in a genomic region of Xenopus laevis strain J_2021 chromosome 3L, Xenopus_laevis_v10.1, whole genome shotgun sequence:
- the LOC108710197 gene encoding uncharacterized protein LOC108710197 — MIAVFLLLVAVSGYFTPATSQCLKQCVERCSLAPPSGNPICVQNSLARNPIVTAKVIGRVMCAFDRTKDSRNKLELILAVNSFLNVTGCPRSLVMGPRLAMDDLILDVNGLLQNMLRISVTALSPFNLANIPIPQCGLLSDLRLKIDNILKIVSGLPDLQIIKSIAGKPLGLLAILPSGLLDSLLGPVGKLVSTVGSVVGPLLNQVGSTVSGVPTILSGGGSQTWQTGAAGGSVNAGGSVTAGGPGAGYSVFPYDGYTYSNNNLNPNLYQYDSYSGNTGYSTSGAGTGPLASWDNSNTGYESMNPTFYASANVQNINAGTGVSASSDVIPSMQFK, encoded by the exons ATGATTGCAGTTTTCCTCCTGCTCGTGGCTGTGAGCGGCTACTTCA CTCCTGCCACATCTCAATGTTTGAAGCAGTGTGTTGAACGCTGCTCACTGGCTCCTCCCTCTGGCAATCCTATTTGCGTACAAAATTCTTTG GCCAGAAATCCAATCGTAACCGCTAAAGTCATCGGGCGAGTAATGTGTGCCTTTGACAGAACCAAG GATTCAAGAAATAAGCTGGAACTCATTTTAGCAGTCAATTCATTTTTG AATGTAACCGGCTGCCCACGTTCACTCGTCATGGGACCAAGACTAGCAATG GATGATTTAATCTTGGATGTAAATGGTTTGCTACAAAACATGCTCAGGATATCAGTCACTGCTTTG AGTCCTTTCAATCTTGCAAATATTCCTATACCACAGTGTGGCCTACTG AGCGACCTTCGTCTTAAAATCGATAACATTCTG aaaattgtCAGTGGCCTTCCAGATCTTCAAATCATTAAAAGCATTGCCGGGAAACCACTTGGTCTCCTGGCAATTTTGCCTAGTGGTTTATTGGATTCATTGTTGGGTCCTGTTGGTAAACTGGTCTCAACTGTGGGAAGTGTAGTTGGGCCACTTCTTAACCAGGTAGGATCAACAGTCTCAGGAGTGCCAACAATTCTCAGTGGAGGAGGAAGTCAGACATGGCAAACAGGAGCTGCTGGAGGATCAGTAAATGCTGGAGGATCAGTAACTGCTGGAGGACCAGGAGCTGGATATTCAGTATTCCCTTATGACGGATATACATATAGCAATAATAATTTAAACCCTAATCTATACCAATATGACAGTTATAGTGGTAATACTGGTTATTCAACATCTGGTGCTGGAACAGGTCCATTGGCTTCTTGGGATAATTCCAATACAGGTTATGAATCAATGAATCCAACCTTTTATGCTTCAGCAAATGTACAAAACATTAACGCAGGCACCGGTGTCTCTGCATCCTCTGATGTAATCCCATCCAtgcaattcaaataa